In Penaeus chinensis breed Huanghai No. 1 chromosome 2, ASM1920278v2, whole genome shotgun sequence, the following proteins share a genomic window:
- the LOC125036017 gene encoding cuticle protein 18.6-like, with amino-acid sequence MCAKLILVVGALAAVASAVPRPDSPPVYGAPPPTYKQPGMPFEFAYAVKDPYSGNDYAHAQTSDGHVTSGSYRVALPDGRTEIVEFTADHDNGYVANVAYEGEASYPAPAPSYRPAPSYHAPAPSYPPPTTYPPPPPHPHQ; translated from the exons ATGTGTGCGAAA CTGATCCTCGTAGTGGGCGCCCTCGCGGCTGTGGCCTCCGCCGTCCCCCGTCCCGACTCTCCTCCCGTCTACGGCGCTCCTCCTCCGACCTACAAGCAGCCAGGAATGCCCTTCGAGTTCGCCTACGCCGTCAAGGACCCCTACTCGGGCAACGACTACGCCCACGCCCAGACCAGCGACGGTCACGTCACCTCCGGATCGTACAGGGTGGCTCTCCCCGACGGCCGAACCGAGATCGTGGAATTCACCGCCGATCACGACAACGGCTACGTCGCCAACGTCGCCTACGAGGGGGAGGCCTCCTAccccgcccctgccccctcctaCCGCCCTGCTCCCTCCTACCACGCCCCCGctccctcctacccaccacccaccacctacccacctcccccaccccacccacatcaaTAA